GCAGCCTCGATCCGCACCTTCGCCGCTATCTCCCGAATGCGGCCGGCGTCCACCCCCAACGTCGGCGTAAGGTTGGCCACCTTAATCGACGAGCAAGCGACCGCGAAGCGCACGGCCGCTTCCAGGGGAGCACCCGTCGCCAACTCGCTGACGAGCCCTGCTGTGAAAGCGTCGCCGGCGCCGACGGCGTTGACCACCTCCACCTTCGGCGGGTAGAGGAACCAGGTCCCGGCCTTAGTGACTACACCGACCCTGGCAGCCCCGTCAGTGATGATGTGGGCCACAGAGTCTCGGAGTGAGGCCGAGGCTGCCTGCCAGAGGTCATGGGGTAGGTTCGGGCAGTGGCCAACGGCTTCCGAGTACTCAAGCCGGTTCGTCTTGAGGTAGGTTGGTGCCGCCGCCCCCTGGAGCGCCGCCTCCAAAGGAGCGCCGCTGGTGTCAAGGACCGTGTTCACGCACCGTTGTCGGCAGAAGGTAACCATGCGGGTGTAGAGGTCGACCGGTGCTCCCGGAGGCAGGCTACCCGACAGCACCACCCATCGGGAGCGCGCCGCCTCGTCCACGAAGGCCCGCCAAAACCGCTCCACTTCCTCCGTGGTCACAGGCATTCCTTGCTCGTTGATCAACGTCTGGGTTCCGGATACCGGGTCCACGACGGTGTAACAGGTCCGGCTCTCCGCACCCACCGCTGTGAACCGCGGGGCACCCCCGAAGGTCCGAACCCCCTCCTCCAATTGCCGGCCGGCGTAGCCTCCTGCGAAGCCAAGAACCGTCGGACGGTGGCCCAGTTCCGCCAGGATACGCGCCACATTCAGTCCCTTGCCCCCGGC
This genomic interval from Limnochorda sp. LNt contains the following:
- a CDS encoding 1-phosphofructokinase family hexose kinase, producing MIAVVCPNPAIDRHAVVPGFEKGRVHRAESLRVLAGGKGLNVARILAELGHRPTVLGFAGGYAGRQLEEGVRTFGGAPRFTAVGAESRTCYTVVDPVSGTQTLINEQGMPVTTEEVERFWRAFVDEAARSRWVVLSGSLPPGAPVDLYTRMVTFCRQRCVNTVLDTSGAPLEAALQGAAAPTYLKTNRLEYSEAVGHCPNLPHDLWQAASASLRDSVAHIITDGAARVGVVTKAGTWFLYPPKVEVVNAVGAGDAFTAGLVSELATGAPLEAAVRFAVACSSIKVANLTPTLGVDAGRIREIAAKVRIEAAQGAQGPPPASWA